A segment of the Microbacterium luteolum genome:
CGGAGGAGATGCCGTCCTTGAGGGTCGAGACGATGCGGAACTCCTTGCCGCTGGCGAAGGGGTCTCCGGATTCGAGGCTCTTCAGCGAGATGCCGCGCTTGATGAGCTTGGACTGGAACACGTCGAGGATGGCGTTCGCTCGCTCCTCCGTGTTGGCGATGATGAGGATCTGCTCGCCGCTCCACGCGATCGATGCTCCGGTGCCCTTGAAGTCGTAGCGCTGCTCGACCTCCTTGCGGGCCTGGTTGAGGGCGTTCTCGGCCTCCTGGTGATCCACTTTCGAGACGATGTCAAAGGAACTGTCAGCCATAGGAGAAGTGTATCGAGACTGCCGTATCCGTGAACTCGTGGAAGCGTTTTCAGCTGTCGGCCCCCTGCTGTGCCGGGTCACAGGTTGATATCGACAGCCTCTTCCCTTGTGAATCCCGCTGATCTCGTTGCATACTGTAAGCGCTTGCAGTACTGCAGGCCATCAGCACTGAGAGAGGCACACACCAATGAAGGTGAACAAGAGGGGCATCGTCGCGGCAGGCGCGATCGCCATCGTTTCGGCTCTGACGCTCGCCGGCTGCTCCACCGGGACCAGCGGTGACGACTCGTCCGGCGGCGACAAGGCCGGCACGCTGACCGTGTGGGTCGACGCGGAGCGCGTCGACGCGCTGCAGGGTGCTGCGGACTCGTACGAGGACAAGACCGGCGTCAAGGTCGAGCTCGTGGGCAAGTCGGTCGACGACATGAAGGACGACTTCATCCAGCAGGTCCCGACCGGCAAGGGCCCCGACGTCGTCATGGGCGCGCACGACTGGCTCGGCGAGCTCTCGACGAACGGGGTCGTGGCGCCTCTCGAGCTCGGCGACAGCTCCGCCGACTATCTGCCCGTCGCGCTTCAGGCCGCGACCTACGACGGCACCGTCTACATGCTCCCGTACGCGGTCGAGAACATCGCGGTTCTGCGCAACGCCGACCTCGTTCCCGCGGCCGCCACCAGCTTCGACGACATGATCTCGAAGGGCGCCTTCGTCGTGGAGCAGGGCGCCGAGGGCAACCCGTACCACCTCTACCCGTTCCAGACAGCCTTCGGCGCTCCGGTCTTCGGTACCGACGACTCGGGCAGCTACGACTCGACCGACCTGCAGCTCGGCAGCGCAGGCGGAACCGCCTTCGCGGCCTGGCTCGCCGCGCAGGGTGCCGCAGGCACGCTGAACACCGACATCGACGGCGAGATCGCCAAGCAGCAGTTCCTCGACGGCACCGCGGCCTTCTGGCTGACGGGCCCGTGGAACGTCGGCGCAGCCGTCGACGCCGGCATCAACGTCGCGATCGACCCCGTGCCGAGCCCGACGGCGGAGACGGCCTCGCCGTTCGCCGGAGTGAAGGGCTTCTTCGTCAGCTCCGAGTCGAAGAACAAGGTCGCAGCGAACGACTTCCTCGTGAACTACATCGGCACGGAGGACGTGCAGCTCGCGCTGTTCGAGGCCGGCAACGTCCTGCCCGCACTCACCGCCGCCGCCGACTCCGCGGCATCCGACCCGATCATCGCCGGCTTCCAGGCCGTCGGCGCCGACGCCGTCCCGATGCCGGCCATCCCGGCCATGGGCTCGGTCTGGCAGTTCTGGGGCGTCGCCGAGGCGGCGATCATCAACGGCGAGGACCCGACGACGACGTGGCAGAAGCTCGTCGACGACGTGACCGCGGCGATCAAGTAACAGCTGAGATACCGACTCTGCCGGGGTGGGCGTGCATCGCCCACCCCGGCAGGATCATGACGAGGACGACATGACAGAGACCGTCGAGCCCACGGCTCCGCCCACCCCGCGCCAGCGACAGGCAGCGAAGATCGCGGAGGCCGCGTCCGGCCCGATCGGCTGGCTGCTGCTGAAGATCCTGCTGCTCGCGGTCGTCGATGCGATCGCGCTCTACGCGGCGTTCGTGCTCTTCACCCACCAGGAGTGGCTGATCCTCGGGATCGTCGTCGCCGTCGCGGTCCTCGTCAACTATCTCTACTTCTCTCGCAAGCGCATCGCGGCGAAGTATCTGACGCCCGGCATCATCTTCCTGGTGGTGTTCCAGGTCTTCACGCTGCTCTACACGGGCTACATCGGCTTCACCAACTACGGCACGGGCCACAACGGCACCAAGGAACAGGCCATCTCCTCGCTCCTCGCCTCGGCGCAGGAGCGGGTCGAGGATTCGCCCACCTACCCGGTGACCGTCGTCGAGCAGTTCGGCGGCTACGGGCTGCTGGTCACCGACCCCGAGACCGGAGACGCGCTGCTCGGCACTGCGGAGCAGCCGCTGCAGGAGGTCGACGCGGAGTTCGAGGGAGGCCAGGCCGTCGCGGTCGAAGGCTGGACCACCCTGCCGCTCGCGACCGTGTTCACGCTCTCCGAAGAGCTCGACAAGCTCTCCGTCCCCTTCAGCGACGACCCGAACGACGGCAGCCTGCGCGCTCCGGACGGGCAGAAGGGCTACCTGTACGTCTCGACTCTCGAGTACGACGCGGATGCCGACACCATCACGGATACCGACAGCGGCACCGTCTACTCCGACACCGGCGCCGGCGCGTTCACGTCCGAGGCCGGGGCGGAGCTCCTGCCCGGGTGGCAGACGACCGTCGGGTTCGACAACTTCGTGCGCGCCGTCACCGACGCATCGATCCGCGGCCCGCTCATCTCGGTCACGATCTGGACCTTCGCCTTCGCCCTGATCTCGGTCGCGTCCACGTTCTTCCTGGGCCTGCTGCTCGCCCTGGTCTTCAACAACACCCGGATGCGGTTCCGCAACGGCTACCGCATCATCCTGATCCTCCCGTACGCGTTCCCCGCGTTCCTCTCGGCCCTCGTATGGGCAGGCATGATGAACGAGAGCTTCGGGTTCATCAACCAGGTCATCTTCGGCGGGGCATCCATCCCGTGGCTCACCGATCCGGCGCTCGCCAAGGTGTCGGTGCTGCTGGTGAACCTGTGGCTCGGCTTCCCGTACATGTTCCTGGTCTGCATGGGGGCGCTGCAGGGCATCCCGGAGGACGTGAACGAGGCCGCGGTCATGGACGGAGCGAACCCGTGGCAGGTCTTCCGCCGCATCAAGCTGCCGCTTCTGCTGGTGACGGTCGCCCCCCTGCTCATCTCGTCGTTCGCGTTCAACTTCAACAACTTCAACCTGATCTACATGCTGACCAAGGGCGGGCCGCGCTTCAGCGACGTGTCGATCCCGGTCGGTCACACCGACATCCTGATCTCGATGGTCTACAAGGTGGCCTTCACCGGACAGGCGCGCGACTACGGCTTGGCATCCGCCTTCACCATCCTGATCTTCATCGTGGTGGCGACGATCTCGATCATCAGCTTCCGCAAGACCAAGGCCCTCGAGGAGCTGAACTGATGAGCACTGCCAGCCCCGTCACCGTCGAGCGGAGCGTCGCCCCGCGCCGCCGCAGCTTCGGCGCCTGGTTCGCCGACACCGGATGGCGTCACCTCGTGGCCATCGTCGTCAGCGCCTTCGCGCTGTTCCCCCTGCTGTACGTGGTCTCGGCCTCGTTGAACCCGAAGGGCACGCTCACCGGATCGAACCAGCTCTTCTCCGCCATCGGGATCGACAGCTACGTGCGCATCCTCAGCGATCCGCAGAACCCCTACGGCCTGTGGTTCCTCAACACCCTGCTCGTCGCCGTCGTGACCGGAGCGGTCACGGTGTTCATCGGCGCCTGCGCGGCGTACGCCTTCTCGCGCATGCGCTTCGCCGGACGCCGGGTCGGGCTCGTCACGATCGTCGTCGTGCAGATGTTCCCCCAGCTGCTCGCGGTCGTCGCGATCTTCCTGCTGATGTCGACGCTGGGGGACTGGTTCCCCGCGATCGGGCTGAACACGCACACCGGGCTCATCCTCGTGTACCTCGGCGGCGCGCTGGGCGTGAACACGTATCTCATGTACGGCTTCTTCAACACGATCCCGAAGGAGATCGACGAGGCCGCCCGCATCGACGGCGCCGGTCACGCCCGCATCTTCTTCACGATCATCCTGCGCCTGGTCGCGCCCATCCTCGCGGTCGTCGGACTCCTGTCCTTCATCGGCACCGTCAACGAGTACGTGATCGCCAGCGTGATGCTCGTCGACGTCGAGCAGCAGACGCTCGTCGTCGGACTGACCAAGCTCGTCGCGAACCCGCGCTACGCGGACTGGTCGGCGTTCTCGGCCGGTGCGGTCATGGCCGCGATCCCGGTGATGATCCTGTTCCTCTTCCTGCAGAAGTACATCGTGGGCGGGCTCACGGCGGGAGCCACGAAGGGCTGAGCCGACGGGACTGGGGGAGGGGCACCTCCTCGTCCTCCTCGGATTCGTTCTCGTGCCGGCATCCGGGCTCTGGCTGGTGTGGCGGCTGCGCGGTCGCGCCGCCCGATGATCGGCGTTGCGACCGGTGCGACCGCCGCCGCGGGCCTACCGTGGAGGCATGGCACGGGTCGGCGGACGCAACCTCGCGATGAGCTGGGTGGCCGGCGTGATCTGCGCCGGGATCATCGGCGCCCTCGTGTGGTTCTCGATCCCCATCCTCCCGGTCCTCGCCGAGTTCGCCGGAGATGCGCTGCGCAGCGCGCTCCCCTGACGGCAACCCGACCGAAACCCGGGAAAACAGCGGTATGCCGACACGTCGGCACGCCTGCGTGAGCGGCCGCCCGCCCGGCGGTAGCCTCGCACTGCACACATCCGATGAGAGGCGCATCCCATGAGCGACCCTGAGCTTCACAAGCCCGAGAAGCCGGCAGACGTCGACGACGTCGTCGGCAGCGCGAACGCCGGTCTCGACGCCGCCGCCGCCGCGGGTGCGGACGTTCCCGGCACCTCGCCCGAGTCGCCGGAGAGCAAGCCCGTCGACCCCGACCTCGCCGCGTTCGAAGAGGCGGAGCGCGAGCACCCCGGCCTGTTCTCGTCGCCGACGCCCACGGAGTCCGCAGCGACGTCCGACGGCGCCAGGGACTACTCCGACGCGGATACGACCGCCGCGTTCGTCCCGCCCGTCTCGCGGCACGACGACGCCACGGCCGCGTACGACCGCGTCTCCTCGTACGACCGCGACGAGGCGCCCCTCGCCGACACGGCCTACGCTCCGCCCGCGGACCAGACCGAGACCCGCATCGTCCCCTCGGAGCCGCTGATCGCCGCTTCGGCTCAGGCGCCGCAGCCGATCTTCGTGCAGGCTCCCGAGCCGCCGCGCGACCGCGGCAACCGCGGCACGGCCGGTGCGATCGGTCTGCTCGCGACCGTCGCGTTCGCCGTCCTCTACCTCGGCGCCACGATCGGCTTCGGCGCGATCGCCGGTGACGTGACCGGTGAGAACATCGGCGAGGCGCTCGTCGCGCCGCTGCTCACCTGGGGCTACTGGACGCCTGTCGTGGTCTTCTTCCTCGGCTTCTGGCTGCTGGGCGCGATCATCAACCGCGGACGCTGGGGCCTCTGGGTCGTCTTCGGCATCGTCGTCGGTGTCATCGCCTACGCCGGACACATCCTCGGCCAGCTCTTCGAAGCCCCCTTCTGGAAGCTCACGGCATCCGAGGGGCTCGATCTCGCCGGCTCGCAGCTTCTCGCGCCGCTGGCGATCGCGGCCTTCGTGTTCGCGCGCGAGCTCACCGTCTGGTTCGGCGCGTGGGTCGCACGCAGCGGGGCACGCAAGACCGAGTACAACGCCGAGGCGCAGCGCGAGTACGAGCGCACCCTCGAAGCCGGTCCGACGCTCGCGAGGTAATCACGAACTCCACCACGCCGAACCCCCGCGGACCCGAGTCCGCGGGGGTTTCGGCTGTCCTGGCGATCGTCTTCGCCACCATCGGATTCTTCGCTCTCGCCGTATGCGGGCTGGGCGCGGTCAGCGTGCTGACGGATGCCGACATCATCGCCGTGCCGGGACTCGGACCTGTTCCGGGAGTCACCGGGATGCTGGCGGCCGTCGTCGCCTTCGCCCTCATGCTGTGGTCGACGCTCCGGCGGCAGCATCCATCCTTCGTCGCGACCATCGCGATCGCCCTCGTCACCGGGCTCGCCCATCTCGCGGGCGTCTGGGCGGCCGTGCTCATCGGCGTCGGCAACGTCATCATCGCCACGGCCGTGGCCGGCGACCTCGTCCGCGGGGGAGCGAGCGCGGTGCTGCTGCTGGCGGCCGCGATCGGCGCGTGGGGCGGCATCGCCCTGCGACGAACGCGCGCCGCTCGACCGCGCTGGCCCTGGGAGGGCGACGAAGACGAGTGACGCCCCGCCGTGACGCGGGAAATCGCGGCGGTGCCGCGCGACGCGCCGTACGCTGGAGGGGTGGAGCGCTCATTGGAGACGCAGGTGGACCAGGCCGTCGAGGCCTGGCTGCGCTGGGTGCCGCGCTGGGAGCCGGCGACGCATCGCGGACGCGTCGCGCCCTGCCGCCGCTGCCTGGGGTCCCCGATCCTGTCGGCCGCCGGCATCGGCGCCAACGCGCCGCACGGCGTGCAGCACGGTCTGTCTACCCGGATGAAGACGATCGTCGATCACGCCGTCGCCGACTACACATCTCGGAATCTCCCGATGCTGCAGCGCGAACTCGACGATCAGGCCGCACGCAACCGTGCACGCAGCTACCGGCCGTCCGAAGACCTCGACCCCGAGTTCGACGGCCTCCCGCTCGATCCCGAACCGGTGCCCGGCGCACCCTTCCTGTTCACGATCGCCGGGCTCGCCGATGACGCGGCCGATCAGCTGCCGCCCCTCCCGCCTCTGACGGAGGAGGCGAAGATCGCGCTGCGCCAGGAGGTCGCACTCGCCGACGAGTACGCCAACATGGTCGGGCGCGAGATCTGCGGCATCCTGCTCCGACACCGCCTGCACATCCAGGCCGCGATCTCGCAGCACGTCGAGCCGCAGATCGAGGCGCTGCTGGCGGAGCTCACGCAGTCGCTGGACTCTCCGTTCGACCCGGACGCTGCATAGCTTCCCGCATCATCCTGATGTATCGGCATACAGCGCCGAGATCCGTTGCTGCGTGCGTGCGCGCGAATCTAGTCTGACCGGATTCCTGCCCCACGCAGGGATGGACGCCCCGCAGCGCGGATGACGGCGATGCTCCGACGAAAGGACCGATCATGTTCGAATTCCCTCCCGCAGACGACCCGTGGTGGCTGACCTGCGACGCGCAGTTCCTCTGGGATCTGTACGGCCCCGGCAGCTGACCCCCTCTCTCCGTACGACGAGCCCCGCAGCAGACGCTGCGGGGCTCGTCTGCGTCCGGCGCTCATTTGACCGCCAGGTTACGCGGCATTACACTTGGTCAGGTGTGTGCACGTCTTGACGTGCGCACCGGGCGTCGGCACCTTGCCGGTCCGCCTCCACGGCATACCCACCACACAAAAGCCCGCCGATTCCGGCGTGCCGGTGGGGCATGATGTGAAACCCATCACGCTGTCACCGTGCAGCACTATGAGGAGAGAACGTGCCAACCATTCAGCAGTTGGTTCGCAAGGGTCGCTCGCCGAAGGTCACCAAGACCAAGACGCCAGCCCTGAAGTCGAACCCGCAGCAGGCCGGGGTCTGCACCCGCGTCTACACCACCACCCCGAAGAAGCCGAACTCGGCGATGCGCAAGGTCGCTCGTGTGAAGCTCCGCAACGGGACCGAGGTCACGGCCTACATCCCCGGTGAGGGTCACAACCTGCAGGAGCACTCGCTCGTGCTCGTCCGCGGCGGTCGTGTCAAGGACCTCCCCGGTGTGCGTTACAAGATCGTCCGCGGCGCCCTGGACACCCAGGCCGTCAAGAACCGTAAGCAGGCTCGTTCCCGCTACGGCGCGAAGAAGGGTTGAGTTAGATGCCTCGTAAGGGTCCCGCCCCCAAGCGTCCCGTGGTCAACGACCCGGTATACGGCGCTCCGATCGTCACCTCGCTGGTGAACAAGATCCTCGTCGACGGCAAGAAGTCGATCGCCGAGGCCATCGTCTACGGCGCCCTCAGCGGTGTCGAGGCGAAGAACGGCGGCCAGGACGCCGTCGCCACCCTGAAGAAGGCGCTCGACAACGTGCGCCCGACTCTCGAGGTCCGCAGCCGCCGCGTCGGTGGCTCGACCTACCAGGTGCCGATCGAGGTCAAGCCGCACCGCGCGAACACCCTCGCGCTGCGCTGGCTCGTGAGCTACGCCAAGGGTCGTCGTGAGAAGACGATGACCGAGCGTCTCCAGAACGAGATCCTGGACGCGTCGAACGGCCTGGGTGCCGCGGTCAAGCGCCGCGAGGACACGCACAAGATGGCCGAGTCGAACCGCGCGTTCGCTCACTACCGCTGGTAAACACTTCGCCCGCTCCCGGCCACACGCCGGGAGCGGGCACCCCCTCCGCGCAGTACGACTGCACGAAAAGATAAGGACACTCCTGTGGCACAAGACGTGCTCACCGACCTGAGCAAGGTCCGCAACATCGGCATCATGGCGCACATCGATGCCGGCAAGACGACGACGACCGAGCGCATCCTGTTCTACACGGGCGTCAACCACAAGCTCGGCGAGACGCACGATGGCGCCTCGACCACTGACTGGATGGAACAGGAGAAGGAGCGCGGCATCACGATCACGTCTGCCGCCGTGACCTGCTACTGGAACAAGAACCAGATCAACATCATCGACACCCCCGGTCACGTGGACTTCACGGTCGAGGTGGAGCGCTCGCTCCGCGTCCTCGACGGTGCCGTCGCCGTCTTCGACGGCAAGGAGGGCGTCGAGCCCCAGTCTGAGACCGTGTGGCGTCAGGCCGACAAGTACAACGTCCCGCGCATCTGCTTCGTCAACAAGATGGACAAGCTCGGCGCCGACTTCTACTTCACGGTCGACACGATCATCAACCGCCTCGGTGCGAAGCCGCTGGTCATCCAGCTGCCCATCGGTGCGGAGAACGACTTCATCGGCGTCGTCGACCTGGTCGAGATGCGCGCTCTCGTCTGGGCGGGCGACTCGAAGGGTGACGTCACGATGGGCGCCTCCTACGAGATCCAGGAGATCCCGGCCGACCTCAAGGAGAAGGCGGACGAGTACCGTCAGCAGCTCCTCGAGACCGTCGCCGAGACCGACGACGCGCTGCTCGAGAAGTTCTTCGGCGGCGAGGAGCTCACTGTCGCCGAGATCAAGGGCGCGATCCGCAAGCTCACCGTGGCTTCCGAGATCTACCCGGTCCTCTGCGGCTCGGCGTTCAAGAACCGCGGCGTCCAGCCGATGCTCGACGCGGTCGTCGACTACCTCCCGAACCCGCTCGACGTGGGTTCGATCGAGGCGCACGACCCGAAGGACTACGACACGATCATCGAGCGTCACCCCGACGCCAACGACCCGTTCGCAGCCCTGGCGTTCAAGGTCGCCGTGCACCCGTTCTTCGGTCGCCTCACCTATGTGCGCGTCTACTCGGGTCACCTCGACTCCGGCTCCGCGGTCATCAACTCGACCAAGGGCAAGAAGGAGCGCATCGGGAAGATCTTCCAGATGCACGCCAACAAGGAGATCCCCGTCGCCTCGGTGACCGCCGGAAACATCTACGCGGTCATCGGTCTGAAGGACACCACCACCGGTGACACCCTGACCGACCCGGCCTCGCCGGTCGTCCTCGAGTCGATGACGTTCCCCGAGCCCGTCATCGAGGTCGCCATCGAGCCGAAGACCAAGGCCGACCAGGAGAAGCTGGGTGTCGCCATCCAGAAGCTCGCTGAGGAGGACCCGACCTTCCGCACGGAGCTCAACCCCGAGACCGGTCAGACGACCATCAAGGGCATGGGCGAGCTGCACCTCGACATCCTCGTCGATCGCATGAAGCGCGAGTTCAACGTCGAGGCGAACGTCGGCAAGCCCCAGGTGGCCTACCGCGAGACGATCCGCAAGAACGTCGAGAAGCACGACTACACCCACAAGAAGCAGACGGGTGGATCGGGTCAGTTCGCCAAGATCCAGTTCAACATCGAGCCGCTCGATCTGGACGACGAGAAGACGTACGAGTTCGTGAACGCCGTCACCGGTGGTCGCATCCCGCGCGAGTACATCGGCTCGATCGACGCCGGTTTCCAGGACGCCATGAACGTCGGAGTCCTCGCGGGCTACCCGATCGTCGGCGTCAAGGCGACCATCGTCGATGGTGCGGCGCACGACGTCGACTCCTCGGAGATGGCGTTCAAGATCGCCGGATCGATGGGTATGAAGGAGGCTCTCCGTCGGGCGAGCCCCGTGCTGCTCGAGCCGCTGATGGCCGTCGAGGTCCGTACGCCCGAGGAGTACATGGGTGACGTCATCGGCGACCTGAACTCCCGTCGTGGCCAGATCCAGTCGATGGAGGATGCCGCAGGCGTCAAGGTCGTGCGTGCACACGTGCCGCTGTCCGAGATGTTCGGCTACATCGGCGACCTGCGCTCGAAGACCTCGGGTCGCGCCGTCTACTCGATGGAGTTCAACAGCTACGCTGAGGTTCCCCGCAACGTGGCCGACGAGATCGTCCAGAAGCACCAGGGCGGCGAGTAGTCATCTTCCTGGGAGTCGGATTCCCCTGAGCCTGTCGAAGGGCCGGCTCCCAGGTCCCCTACAACTTCACATTCCCTCTCTACTAAACTGAGATTCACACCCGTAGAGAACCGGTCGCAAACCAGTGCCCGGCAACCTCTACATGACGTCCTGAGGAGGACCTAGTGGCTAAGGCCAAGTTCGAGCGGACCAAGCCGCACGTCAACATCGGAACCATCGGTCACGTTGACCACGGCAAGACCACGCTCTCCGCAGCGATCTCGAAGGTGCTTGCTGACAAGTTCCCGTCTGACACCAACGTGCAGCGCGACTTCGCTTCCATCGACTCGGCGCCGGAAGAGCGCCAGCGTGGTATCACCATCAACATCTCGCACATCGAGTACGAGACCCCCAAGCGCCACTACGCGCACGTTGACGCTCCCGGCCACGCCGACTACGTCAAGAACATGATCACCGGTGCGGCTCAGATGGACGGCGCGATCCTCGTGGTCGCCGCCACCGACGGCCCGATGGCTCAGACGCGTGAGCACGTGCTGCTCGCCAAGCAGGTCGGCGTGCCGTACCTGCTGGTCGCGCTGAACAAGTCCGACATGGTCGACGACGAGGAGATCCTGGAGCTCGTCGAGCTCGAGGTCTCCGAGCTGCTCGCTTCGCAGGGCTTCGCCGAGGACGCTCCTGTCGTGCGCGTCTCCGCTCTCAAGGCCCTCGAGGGCGACGAGAAGTGGACGCAGTCGATCCTCGACCTCATGGAGGCCGTGGACGAGCACGTTCCGGACCCCGTGCGCGACAAGGACAAGCCGTTCCTGATGCCCGTCGAGGACGTCTTCACGATCACCGGTCGTGGAACCGTCGTCACGGGTCGCGCCGAGCGTGGCACGCTGGCCATCAACTCCGAGGTCGAGATCGTCGGACTGCGTCCGACCGTCAAGACCACGGTCACGGGTATCGAGATGTTCCACAAGCAGCTCGACGAGGCATGGGCCGGCGAGAACTGCGGTCTCCTGCTCCGTGGCACGAAGCGTGAGGACGTCGAGCGCGGTCAGGTCATCGTCAAGCCGGGTTCGGTCACGCCGCACACCGACTTCGCTGGCACCGCGTACATCCTGTCCAAGGATGAGGGTGGGCGTCACAACCCGTTCTACACGAACTACCGCCCGCAGTTCTACTTCCGCACCACCGACGTCACCGGCGTCATCACGCTGCCCGAGGGCACCGAGATGGTCATGCCCGGCGACACCACCGACGTGACGGTCGAGCTGATCCAGCCGATCGCCATGGAGGAGGGCCTCGGCTTCGCCATCCGTGAGGGTGGACGCACCGTCGGCGCCGGTACGGTCACGAAGATCATCAAGTAAGCATTTGCTTCCTCGTAGAGGGGTCGGGCCTTCGGGTCCGGCCCCTCTGTCGTTAACCGACGACGCGAGGGTTCCCTTTGCGGGGGCTGGCAGGCACAATGAGTGGTGTCGGCCCACCAGCGGTCGGCAGCACACACCTTGAAAGGGAAATCATGGGTATCGAGGACGCCGTCAACAAGGGCAAGGACCTGTACGAGCAGAACAAGGACAAGATCGCCGAGGCCGTCAAGAGCGAGCAGGCCGAGGACATCAGCGACAAGGTCCTCGACGGTGTCGCGGACTTCGCCAAGAAGGTCGCCCCCGGTGCCGCCGACAAGATCGATGAGATCCGCGACAACGCCGACAAGGCCGTCGGCAACGAGTAGCACTCGACACCAGCTCTGAAGCAGCGGCCCGCCATGATGGCGGGCCGCTGCTTTCGCATCTGACCAGTATTCCGGTGCGGCGGACTCGCATCTGGGCC
Coding sequences within it:
- the tuf gene encoding elongation factor Tu; this translates as MAKAKFERTKPHVNIGTIGHVDHGKTTLSAAISKVLADKFPSDTNVQRDFASIDSAPEERQRGITINISHIEYETPKRHYAHVDAPGHADYVKNMITGAAQMDGAILVVAATDGPMAQTREHVLLAKQVGVPYLLVALNKSDMVDDEEILELVELEVSELLASQGFAEDAPVVRVSALKALEGDEKWTQSILDLMEAVDEHVPDPVRDKDKPFLMPVEDVFTITGRGTVVTGRAERGTLAINSEVEIVGLRPTVKTTVTGIEMFHKQLDEAWAGENCGLLLRGTKREDVERGQVIVKPGSVTPHTDFAGTAYILSKDEGGRHNPFYTNYRPQFYFRTTDVTGVITLPEGTEMVMPGDTTDVTVELIQPIAMEEGLGFAIREGGRTVGAGTVTKIIK